One window of Athalia rosae chromosome 2, iyAthRosa1.1, whole genome shotgun sequence genomic DNA carries:
- the LOC105692310 gene encoding protein PRRC2C isoform X2, producing the protein MSTLSGNVSKGEKGKSKFQSLDINNLYRTSRGEALEQHQQKNTIPRKHGMQSLGKVPSARRPPANLPSLKSEHSGSDPAVSLVPSGGSGWATTKDPATPTTNTTSNATTTPSTNTDTNTSNTPSTQCATGPALATVSPHPPLPGQQNISQTGHSTAQSWSAMLSRPGDVGGPVVAGIVGYAGLVGGGKGGRGALGLSFLAHQSPQFQHEFPSLSGQPSISNQSQTQQYSTTPNANPTAISVAAQQQSLLPQQSLSHSHSGDGTTGPQQQQQSQQNRELNAQYGPGPSLRPQTEGSWLQGGSRTASGVGAAATGPGNGSTPGAQVPPHIGIGGLPGHAEGPAGGRSNLGQSLTMGMAQAGPNGPPSGQGAVNPGTHPVPPNMHNYQVLIDPFMYRGSYPGGFPTQFPQNMGACGPRPRFNYPQGRFPPPPRQQERERPPVPADEEIITRPIIKEEDLTRMDDISRDAGWAAHDDIDYNQKLAFSDDELEQEQHKKDDKKDFKDDKREESQPEEKEKPRDREREPRDNRELPQPQSQSQSQSQSQSQSQSQTQSQPHRSWNQGTQPLSRDFRGTNGPVNYPPQQQMRTPHPLRGVEEEEIWNQRRREQGEKVASTVERARQRKEEEERRFQESTKQAAAKKLQDLEQKIKEKHVKQKDDDSGSSSEPKSLISIPSAIIPVPDWERDRENRESRERDRSRTSSEGKDEKPVSRESRESRDSRGTRDTRDNRDTRDTRDTRDTRDTRDTRDARDTRDARDTRDTRDIRDSRDQTVSEFRQIIQIERPSFMRQQDMSRNERDRDRDQREIRDREQLSYSTQFQNNLPPRFQKQQAERTIVAYNRISPNAERPNAQSVPFSQQYDPSRWVHSSHPNMPNSVKKQSHSMPLPPQRRNRTDSELSGPIEDERPPSRDHRGLSRDDRYRHSSHRPYDGRKPSTGSYYDDHSRYREYEYEERHSRDSWERDRHYDDRDRDNRDREKKEYDNYPKSSVPQEPFDDREAPRERSENPEWRDDRRDIHDRLPQERQSSDNRRDPPRDDHIERNERPQRPDSRDSRASRDSRTSLRDDEMHKSRDCGSWVNDISDYEEKKRDSYRDDNRDRRQPPGPVTREKIEADELKGEKRSLIQLKRSGSELDRKDSSKDSPTEVKKELDAWNRKPERSSENIRINERGDNSPKAWADAVSPTFEMENEKPLLEPMKDNKEIDEMKQSMEKLSVDSKREEINVEVKDDLKDEKRDKNVRTRTNSGSSRGRESGRSTRQWGGYSVYTRGWRGSDQRGNRRGGSRSLGRPGSARSGSYGHTDSELSGDEISGSTESGKEERRPARSPKPSQKLEKEDRNREVSRREDKRSDYPQTRSEKRGYESRSSREGFAPCGEPSKRGRGGFRNRGAITGGRPKTYGPPPSKSPFSTERSADDKESGQAKPSTPTPESDMPASNVQSESTEDKVIAKQQALTAGITGRHTKSPSQLSQQQGNNKQDSMQMQNQNTTSQRSQSRKDDGRTKRNHSGSRRTHVREHRDGRFRGNSSSNVAKQNSSDVGNDDWETTSDNSEEHIEDRKESRNARNKPFSSRGNQSSHQNLLGNNQHSRRNDQPINNREQRERNSAKPANTSSRAPGAEKRNAQNASYNNQRNHSGSIPPLMQNTQTQNGRPRSQGSANSGPTSGKSINKESTVNRVDEIKLNDPNLINQALNDISKKFVTKEKKVLDGDSEMNNYSGGGDDGANSNEDKVDADGFQEVRSKKNVKESRHSQKEESKPIRREKEKEGGRDRDRSKSKSNGPQPTPQQIQNIPPLLGQPIPQPANLPQKQFDRDRNVNRQTLAPRFIKQRLAKQQQQMGINEVNDPSKVNSNNIYSMKDSAAGPAPPPSVNAWDTPFTSQIRSNSPSSVPADIQLMSGLTGQNDHNHETSDQVNSRGSSQRNSPSAEKTIKMTKEIMAEKNVSDGTSPPVQTLIFENTNYSKTTKSGSSDMAMKSKFSNHIKTQPRVDKRGDMDEDNQLQQHQQQALSAAFSNKSNELMKEKTQEPIQMPLSFSKNEDNADMKLDFTFDSELSQLTEDAKTKSLGMPRSIHVTGGQSTILPSTADLNLKIASVKKVWETAPPMPTVVEHEDGNVVTTGNSYPQPFESNDVDDSYSPHQQYNQNNMKNEIATSTNVCKLVPPQVKPQQQSAGNTGAQPGSTVPGPSPIGPGQSPIGHPSAGLQGPLSPPPFNSTGQPSHINYQEFPQYPGSQAAQYGGMSGIPSPSPPAVLFNTGSGQLPAQAGGLYGAFQLDQSRSPFTQYPPYAQSLQSSFNQQNVYLPQPPPPPHAPSATPDIYQNNLSQYRITPAAAPPFGQNQQLSNNPNTVLISSSSNSLMSSSVKPSTQPIGAIGTKAPHFQAPSAPQPNQLAYIHTAYDPNQVIGVSGSYMSNSQLVQRPGPTVQPPANSYYSATSAGKPNTLLYVFPGSQPGYYQPGGAGQQTGAPYGLQGFGQHSQSLATGSATPVGLQNFSSQFLSGTGLQMAAQQYRNPSGGLPGPGNAAATFLGKHQQQEQSRQLKSPSGNQQDVLSSVFSSTSQIPSPKSRNCKPQTQTQQPQPSPTQIHKYPPYQGVTQSGLVSGYNNYVLQQNVRGMGMPPPRPGIQPSQQRYPAPIQRPAPFPPGPNQNPTQQQQNCMPTQQQQQAQINRHRPNMHQQQQQQHQQQQQQQQQQQQQQQQQQQQQQQQQQQQQQQQQQQQQQQQRNIKMQQQYYANQGNVKMDSNDKQDSHNDKMSEGSNGTQAGSNKSNMNQQDGESKEEVNQQNE; encoded by the exons ATGTCTACTCTGTCGGGGAATGTGTCGAAGGGGGAGAAAGGAAAATCCAAGTTTCAATCATTAGACATCAATAATTTGTACAGGACTAGTAGG GGAGAAGCTTTAGAGCAACATCAACAAAAGAACACAATACCACGCAAACATGGAATGCAGAGTTTGGGAAAGGTGCCTTCGGCACGGCGGCCACCTGCTAACTTGCCCAGTCTGAAAAGTGAGCATAGCGGCAGCGACCCAGCAGTCAGTCTTGTACCAAGCGGTGGCAGTGGTTGGGCCACTACCAAGGATCCTGCCACCCCAACTACTAACACCACTAGTAACGCCACTACTACACCCTCTACAAACACTGATACTAACACT AGTAATACACCTTCGACACAATGTGCAACGGGACCTGCTCTGGCTACGGTATCGCCACACCCACCACTGCCAGGACAGCAGAATATTTCACAGACAGGGCACTCCACTGCACAGTCATGGAGCGCAATGTTGAGCAGACCTGGAGATGTcg GTGGGCCCGTCGTGGCAGGAATCGTTGGTTACGCAGGGCTCGTGGGGGGTGGGAAAGGGGGAAGAGGTGCCCTTGGATTGAGCTTCCTCGCCCACCAGTCCCCACAGTTCCAACACGAGTTCCCCAGCCTCAGTGGCCAGCCATCTATCTCCAATCAGAGTCAGACTCAACAGTATTCGACAACGCCGAACGCAAATCCTACTGCGATATCGGTTGCTGCTCAACAACAGTCGTTGCTGCCACAGCAGTCCCTTTCCCACAGCCACTCAG GCGATGGCACAACAGGACcccagcagcaacaacaatctCAGCAGAACAGGGAGCTAAATGCCCAGTATGGTCCAGGACCCAGTCTACGTCCCCAAA CGGAAGGCAGTTGGCTTCAAGGTGGAAGTCGCACAGCAAGCGGAGTTGGAGCAGCGGCAACTGGGCCAGGAAATGGGAGTACTCCGGGGGCCCAGGTCCCCCCACATATTGGCATAGGAGGACTACCGGGACATGCAGAAGGACCCGCCGGCGGGCGGTCCAACTTGGGCCAATCGCTAACCATGGGCATGGCCCAGGCAGGCCCTAATGGTCCTCCAAGCGGGCAAGGGGCTGTTAACCCTGGTACCCACCCAGTTCCTCCAAACATGCATAACTATCAAGTACTGATTGATCCTTTT ATGTATAGAGGCAGCTACCCTGGAGGATTCCCCACGCAATTCCCACAAAATATGGGGGCTTGTGGCCCTCGACCTCGATTCAACTACCCTCAAGGACGGTTCCCGCCTCCACCGCGCCAGCAAGAGCGTGAACGTCCTCCCGTACCAGCAGATGAGGAAATAATCACCCGACCTATCATAAAAGAGGAAGATTTGACCAGGATGGATGATATTTCACGTGATGCTGGATGGGCTGCCCATGACGATATTGATTACAACCAAAAACTGGCTTTCAGTGATGATGAGCTAGAGCAAGAACAACATAAAAAAGATGACAAAAAGGACTTCAAAGATGACAAGCGCGAAGAAAGTCAAcctgaagaaaaagagaagccAAGAGATAGGGAAAGGGAGCCCAGGGACAATCGTGAACTACCACAGCCACAATCACAGTCACAATCACAGTCCCAGTCCCAGTCCCAGTCCCAATCACAGACACAGTCACAGCCACATCGATCATGGAATCAAGGAACTCAACCACTGTCTCGTGATTTTCGTGGAACGAATGGCCCCGTTAACTATCCTCCGCAGCAGCAAATGCGTACTCCTCATCCTCTTCGAG GTGTTGAGGAGGAAGAAATATGGAATCAGAGACGAAGGGAACAAGGGGAAAAGGTAGCTTCGACAGTAGAGCGGGCTCGCCAGCgtaaggaagaagaagaaagaagattcCAAGAATCGACTAAACAAGCCGCAGCTAAGAAACTGCAAGacttggaacaaaaaataaaggaaaagcacgtgaaacaaaaagatgaTGATTCCGGATCTTCTTCCGAACCTAAATCTTTGATCAGTATACCTTCAGCAATTATCCCAGTTCCCGATTGGGAAAGAGATAGGGAGAATCGGGAAAGCCGTGAGCGGGATAGGTCTCGTACCTCTTCCGAAGGTAAAGACGAGAAACCTGTGAGTCGGGAATCTCGCGAAAGCCGCGATAGTCGAGGCACTCGGGATACCCGAGATAATCGGGACACTCGCGATACTCGTGATACTCGTGATACTCGCGATACTCGCGATACTCGTGATGCTCGCGATACTCGTGATGCTCGCGATACTCGTGATACTCGCGATATTCGCGACAGTCGTGATCAGACTGTGTCCGAGTTTAGACAAATCATCCAAATTGAGCGGCCAAGTTTTATGAGGCAACAAGATATGTCACGTAATGAACGGGACCGCGATCGTGATCAACGAGAAATAAGGGATAGAGAACAGCTATCATATTCTACACAGTTCCAGAACAATTTGCCTCCAAGGTTCCAGAAGCAGCAGGCTGAAAGAACTATTGTGGCATACAACAGGATTTCTCCAAACGCTGAGAGACCAAATGCTCAATCAGTACCTTTCTCTCAACAATATGATCCTAGCAGATGGGTACACAGCAGTCACCCTAATATGCCAA ACAGTGTCAAGAAGCAATCTCATTCCATGCCACTACCACCCCAACGTAGAAATCGCACTGATTCTGAATTGTCTGGTCCCATTGAGGACGAAAGGCCACCGTCAAGGGATCACCGTGGTCTGTCAAGAGATGACCGTTATCGGCATTCGTCACACAGACCATATGATGGTCGTAAACCATCCACTGGCAGTTATTACGATGATCATTCACGCTACAGAGAATATGAATATGAGGAAAGACATTCTCGTGATTCATGGGAGCGTGATAGGCACTATGACGACAGGGACAGAGATAATCGAGACagggagaagaaagaatatGACAATTATCCCAAG AGTTCAGTACCACAAGAACCGTTCGATGACCGCGAAGCTCCGAGGGAACGTTCAGAAAATCCTGAGTGGCGAGATGATCGACGCGACATACACGACCGATTGCCACAAGAAAGGCAATCTTCTGATAATCGCCGTGATCCTCCTAGAGATGATCATATTGAACGTAATGAGCGCCCCCAAAGACCGGATTCTCGAGATAGCCGTGCATCTCGCGACTCTAGGACTTCCTTGCGCGATGATGAAATGCATAAATCACGAGATTGTGGATCTTGGGTTAATGACATTTCCGactatgaagagaaaaaacgagactCGTACCGCGACGATAACAGGGATCGTAGACAGCCACCTGGTCCTGTAACCAGGGAGAAAATTGAAGCTGATGAGTTGAAAGGTGAAAAACGCAGTTTAATACAGCTGAAACGTTCCGGATCTGAATTGGATAGAAAGGATAGCAGCAAAGATAGTCCCACCGAAGTTAAAAAAGAACTTGATGCATGGAATAGAAAACCAGAGCGTAGTTCAGAAAACATTAGAATCAACGAACGAGGTGATAATTCACCAAAAGCATGGGCTGATGCAGTTTCTCCAACATTTGAAATGGAGAATGAAAAGCCATTGCTCGAGCCGATGAAAGATAATAAGGAAAtagatgaaatgaaacaaagtATGGAGAAACTAAGTGTTGATAgtaaaagagaagagataAATGTAGAAGTTAAAGATGatttgaaagatgaaaaacggGATAAAAATGTCCGCACTAGAACGAATAGTGGCAGTTCCAGGGGTCGCGAATCTGGACGCAGTACTAGACAATGGGGAGGCTATAGCGTTTATACCCGAGGCTGGCGTGGTTCAGATCAGCGGGGCAATAGGCGTGGTGGATCGAGGTCTTTGGGTAGGCCAGGTTCTGCAAGAAGTGGTTCTTACGGTCATACAGACTCAGAACTTAGCGGGGATGAAATCTCTGGGTCAACTGAATctggaaaagaggaaagaagacCTGCTCGCTCGCCTAAGCCTTCTCAGAAgttagaaaaagaagatcgtAATCGCGAAGTCTCACGCCGCGAAGACAAACGAAGCGATTATCCCCAGACTCGCAGCGAAAAACGAGGGTATGAGAGCAGGTCTAGTCGAGAGGGGTTTGCACCATGTGGAGAACCATCCAAACGAGGTCGGGGGGGGTTTCGAAATCGGGGCGCTATCACAGGTGGGCGCCCCAAGACTTATGGGCCACCGCCGAGCAAAAGCCCTTTTTCAACTGAACGAAGCGCCGATGATAAAGAATCTGGACAAGCAAAACCCTCCACTCCCACTCCAGAAAGTGACATGCCAGCCTCCAATGTTCAATCAGAGTCAACCGAAGATAAGGTTATTGCCAAGCAACAAGCCTTGACGGCTGGCATTACCGGAAGACATACCAAATCTCCGAGTCAGCTGAGCCAGCAGCAGGGTAATAACAAGCAAGATTCTATGCAAATGCAGAATCAAAATACAACTTCACAAAGATCGCAAAGCAGAAAGGATGATGGAAGGACTAAAAGGAATCACAGCGGTAGTAGGCGGACCCAC GTTAGGGAACATCGCGACGGACGTTTCCGTGGCAATTCTAGCAGTAATGTTGCCAAGCAAAATTCATCTGACGTTGGAAATGATGACTGGGAGACTACTTCGGATAATAGTGAGGAACACATCGAAGATCGTAAAGAATCCCGAAATGCCCGTAACAAGCCGTTTTCAAGTCGAGGAAATCAGAGCTCTCATCAGAATCTATTGGGCAATAATCAACATTCTCGTAGAAATGATCAGCCAATAAACAACAGAGAACAGAGGGAGAGAAACTCAGCCAAACCAGCAAATACTTCATCTCGAGCTCCCGGAGCTGAAAAACGCAATGCACAGAATGCATCGTATAACAATCAACGCAATCATTCTGGATCTATACCACCATTGATGCAAAATACTCAAACACAAAATGGGAGGCCTAGAAGTCAGGGATCTGCTAACAGTGGTCCCACTTCTGGAAAGTCAATTAACAAAGAGAGTACAGTTAATCGTGTCGATGAAATCAAACTGAATGATCCGAATCTAATAAATCAAGCTTTGAACGACATAAGTAAGAAATTTgtgacaaaagaaaagaaagtccTTGATGGTGATTCGGAGATGAACAATTATTCTGGTGGTGGTGATGATGGAGCAAACAGTAATGAAGATAAAGTGGATGCTGACGGATTTCAAGAAGTCAGGTCAAAAAAGAATGTCAAGGAATCAAGGCATAGCCAAAAGGAAGAATCAAAACCAAtaagacgagaaaaagagaaagaaggggGACGAGATAGAGATCGTTCCAAATCTAAATCTAACGGCCCTCAGCCCACTCCACAgcaaattcaaaatattccaCCCTTGTTAGGTCAACCGATTCCTCAACCTGCTAACTTGCCGCAAAAGCAATTCGACAGGGACAGAAATGTTAATCGACAGACTCTGGCTCCTCGATTCATAAAACAACGTTTGGCTaagcaacaacagcaaatgGGAATCAATGAAGTCAATGACCCAAGCAAAGTTAATTCAAATAACATCTACTCAATGAAAGACTCTGCTGCTGGTCCAGCTCCACCGCCGTCAGTTAATGCGTGGGATACACCCTTCACTAGCCAAATAAGATCTAATTCACCATCTTCCGTTCCTGCAGATATACAGCTCATGTCAGGCCTAACTGGTCAAAATGATCACAATCACGAAACTAGTGACCAAGTGAATTCTCGAGGTAGTAGCCAAAGGAATTCACCCAGTGCAGAAAAGACTATTAAGATGACTAAAGAAATAATGGCTGAGAAAAATGTATCTGATGGCACATCACCTCCTGTCCAAACATTAAtattcgaaaatacaaactatTCAAAAACTACCAAATCTGGATCGTCAGATATGGCAATGAAATCGAAGTtttcaaatcacattaaaaCCCAGCCACGAGTAGATAAACGTGGAGATATGGATGAAGATAATCAATTGCAACAGCATCAGCAACAAGCCTTGTCTGCTGCATTTTCTAACAAATCTAACGAacttatgaaagaaaaaacacaagaACCAATTCAGATGCCATTATCTTTCAGCAAAAATGAAGACAATGCAGATATGAAATTAGACTTTACTTTTGACTCTGAATTATCCCAACTCACTGAAGATGCCAAAACCAAATCCTTGGGAATGCCTAGGTCGATTCATGTGACTGGGGGTCAAAGCACTATTTTGCCATCGACTGCAGATCTCAATCTCAAAATAGCTTCGGTGAAAAAAGTCTGGGAAACTGCACCTCCAATGCCTACAGTGGTCGAACATGAAGATGGAAATGTTGTTACTACCGGCAACAGTTACCCTCAACCTTTTGAGAGCAACGACGTCGATGACAGCTACAGCCCCCATCAACAATACAATCAGAACAATATGAAGAATGAAATTGCAACTTCTACAAACGTATGCAAG CTGGTTCCCCCGCAGGTGAAGCCGCAGCAACAGTCTGCCGGAAATACTGGAGCTCAACCTGGCTCAACGGTTCCTGGACCCAGTCCAATTGGACCAGGCCAAAGTCCAATCGGTCACCCTTCAGCTGGCCTACAAGGGCCACTAAGTCCTCCCCCATTCAACTCAACTGGGCAACCATCCCACATAAATTATCAA GAATTTCCCCAGTATCCAGGATCTCAAGCTGCGCAATATGGTGGTATGTCTGGTATACCGTCTCCGTCTCCACCGGCTGTCTTATTCAACACTGGATCAGGTCAATTACCTGCACAGGCTGGTGGATTATATGGAGCTTTCCAACTGGATCAAAGTCGGTCTCCTTTTACTCAGTATCCACCTTATGCTCAGTCGTTGCAGAGCTCTTTCAATCAACAGAACGTGTACTTGccacaaccaccaccaccaccgcatGCACCAAGTGCCACACCAGACATATATCAGAACAACTTGTCTCAGTACAGAATT ACACCTGCCGCGGCTCCACCATTTGGTCAAAATCAGCAGCTGAGCAATAATCCGAATACAGTCTTGATAAGCTCCTCCTCAAATTCTCTCATGTCTTCTAGTGTAAAGCCATCTACTCAACCAATTGGCGCTATAGGGACCAAAGCTCCACATTTTCAAGCTCCGTCTGCTCCACAGCCGAATCAG TTGGCCTACATCCATACCGCATATGATCCGAACCAGGTTATAGGTGTGAGTGGTAGCTATATGAGTAACTCACAATTGGTGCAGCGACCTGGACCAACTGTTCAACCGCCTGCCAACAGTTACTACAGCGCTACCTCCGCCGGTAAACCTAACACGCTTCTGT atgtTTTTCCTGGTTCCCAACCTGGTTATTATCAACCAGGTGGAGCAGGACAACAAACTGGGGCTCCTTACGGTCTGCAGGGGTTTGGCCAGCATAGTCAGAGTCTTGCAACTGGTAGTGCCACACCAGTTGGGCTCCAGAACTTTAGCTCTCAGTTTCTCTCTGGAACTGGACTACAAATGGCTGCTCAACAGTATAGAAATCCTTCAGGAGGCTTACCAGGCCCAGGTAATGCAGCTGCTACATTTCTTGGGAAACACCAGCAACAGGAACAATCCAGACAACTAAAGAGCCCATCGGGTAATCAGCAAGATGTTCTGTCCTCTGTATTCAGCTCTA CTTCTCAAATTCCATCACCAAAATCACGAAACTGCAAGCCACAAACGCAAACGCAACAGCCTCAACCAAGCCCAACGCAAATTCATAAGTACCCGCCATATCAGGGCGTCACTCAGTCTGGTCTGGTAAGCGGCTACAATAACTAT GTGTTACAACAGAATGTGCGTGGAATGGGTATGCCTCCACCACGCCCAGGAATACAACCGTCTCAGCAACGTTATCCAGCACCAATACAAAGGCCAGCTCCCTTTCCTCCTGGCCCAAATCAGAATCCAactcaacaacaacaaaattgTATGCCTActcaacagcaacaacaagcGCAAATAAATCGGCACAGACCAAATATGcatcaacagcaacagcaacaacatcaacaacaacagcagcagcagcagcagcagcagcagcagcagcagcagcagcagcagcagcagcagcagcaacaacaacagcaacaacagcaacagcagcaacaacaacagcagcaacaacgcAATATCAAGATGCAACAACAATACTATGCTAATCAAG GCAATGTGAAAATGGATTCTAATGACAAACAAGATTCGCACAATGATAAGATGTCAGAAGGCAGTAACGGTACTCAAGCCGGAAGTAACAAATCAAATATGAACCAGCAAGACGGTGAGAGCAAAGAAGAAGTTAATCAACAAAACGAGTAA